AGCGAAATTACCGCACTTGCAGGCGCCACCATTGCGCTCGAAATGCTGCATTTGTGGACGTATAAACATAAGCTTGGCAATTAACCTCGTTTATATTTTGGCACCCAACAAAAAGCCTGTGTTTTCACAGGCTTTTTTTTGTTAATACGAATGATCCACATTCATAGTAAAAACGTTTTATTCACATGTTAAAGAGTAATGACTAGGTTCTATCATGTTTAGTTTCTTAAAACCTAACCCAATAAAAAAAATGAAGAAAGATTATTTTAGTTTACTAGAAAAAGCGATGCACGCTCAGCGAAGCGGTGATATAAAAACATACTCTATGTTAACGGCCAACGCTGAGGCTCTTTGGCTAAAAATCGAAGCGCTAGAAAATAAAAACTAGTTTATACATAGTCAAAAAGGTTAAAGCGTCGCTAATCCACTTCGCCTTCATTAAATGTACTTTTTTGTTTGCTTCGTAAAAACGTATTATCGCTTACCAGTGCATCGATTTTTACTTGATATTGTTTGTTAATTGCGGCCATTTCTTGTGCCAGCGATTGCTGCAGTTTGGCGCCCGCAATATTGCTTTTGGCTTGCCCAGATTGATTTTTTAACGCTGCTAATTCGTCACTCATTTCACGCTGTAAACGCTTTATTTGCGCATTATTATTCGCTATTTTTCGCTCTACCGCGCGCTGTTCAACATAACTGCCAATGCGATTTAATTCTTGCTCGTGTGAGTTACCGCTAAAACCGCTACTTTGACTACTGTTATTAAGCTTATTTAGCTCTTTTTGCAAACGTTCCAAATTACCTTGCTCTAACTCAATAGACGATTTGTAACGTTCTGTAATGGCATTCATTTCAAGTGCTAACGCTTCTGAACGAGTGGCACCGTAAAGGTTATTTGCGGTACGCACTGTCATGTTTTTAACCTCGTTTATCTCGGCATCCATGTCTTTTTGTAGCTTTTTAATACGCGCTTTCACTTTATCTATCTCGCGCTTTAACTGGCGTGATTTAACGTAGTTATCGGTTGAATCGGTACTTTGCTTCACACCCGATTGCGGGCGCTTTTTGATTACTTGTGGACTGACTTCGATTTTCTCGTATTTATCACTGCATGGGGTATCGCTAAACGTCAGTACACCATCAATTTCGCACTTATAAATTGCACTATAAGACGCAAAACTACTCAACAAACAAACAGATAAAAGGGGAAATTTAAGATTAAACATAACAGTCCTTATTTAACGTAGCCTGTCTAGATTACACCAATCTAGACAGGTTTTGGACTGTTTATTTTGCGCGGTATTATTTTAGTGCGTTGGTTATATGTAACGCGTGTTGTTGTAGTTCATGGCCTAACTCGGTTAGATAGCCACCATCTACTTGATCAATAATGCCACGGTCAAATAAACGTTTTGCCGAGGCCTGCATACTTTCTGGCGCATCATGATGAATTTTAAGACCTTGCATCGCACTCGCTGTAGGAAATTTCAAAAGTAATTCTAAATCGGTGATTTGTTCTGTCGCTAGGCTCATTGTGTTTCCTTTTTTATTATTGGTTCCGTTACACAGTATAGATAAGCTTTTTAAAATTGCTTGATCTTGCTCATGTAAAACACTGAATTTTCAATAATACTTTGTTTACACAGTATTTTGCTTAAGCTTTGTACTGAAAACGCGCAAGCTGCATTTCATTCAAACGACTTAGTGTACGCCTAAATGCAAACGCCAAAATGCCTTGCGTATATAGTTCATCTAAAGGCACATCGGCATTAATGTAAAGTGGAATTGAACGGTCATAGCACTCATCAACTAACGCGATAAAGCGGCGCACGCCATCGTCTTTTCGCGACAGCATTGGCAATTCACGATCGCCAGCAGCAACGCGCACCGCACCATCTTCCGTGCCCCGCGCTATTTGCTTAGTAACCGACTGACATGAAAGTTGCGGTACCTTGTCTAAAAATATGACCTTAAACGAATCACATAAAGCAATAAAATCTACTGCCGCTAATGGTTGCTCGCATAACGCACTGTAATCACACAAAAGCAATTGCTCGCTGCGCTTATGTATTGGAATTTGCAGGTGACCTAACTCAAACGGTGTGGTTATCATTTGCTGCTGGTCCAGTGCTAAAAACGTATTGGTAAAACTCGTTTCTAATGCGCTTGCTTGATTGACCCAATAGCGACAAAATTGTTCACCTGGGTGTAAGCGATGATCTTGTCCACCATCAACACTTAACACTTGCATATGTTGTTTTAACGCATTAATGGCAGGAAGCAGCCTTTCACGATTAAAACCATTTTCGTAAAGCGCATTAGGGTGCTGATTAGAGGTGACAACCAGCACTAAACCTTGGTCAAAAAACGCCTGTACCAAACCACTTAATAAAATTGCATCGCCAATATCGCTAACAAAAAACTCATCAAAACACAGTACATCAACTTCACTTGCCAGTTCACTTGCAAGCACATTAAGCGGGTTTTCACGACCGGTTAATTGAAATAAGCGTTGATGTACCCAGCGCATAAAGTGATGAAAATGCTGACGCTTTGCAGGCACGGTTAACGCGTTGAAAAAGCTGTCCATCAACCAGGTTTTACCACGGCCTACAGGGCCGTATAAATAAACGCCTGTTACGGCTTTTCGCTTATTTTCCAAAGCTAAATAACAATCTTGCAGCGCAGCGACAGCAACCGCTTGCGCCGCATCATGTTTAAAACCATTAGCTAACGCGTTATTGTATGTATCGAGAGGTCCGATGGCTGTTTGAGAGATAGACATAAGTGCAAAGATTTGGCGCATTATGCGCCAAACTAGGAGACGTTATTGCAGTGCTTTTTCAGCAAACAAGTGCTTTATTGGTTTAGCGGCATCAACCACATTTAAACCAATGCCACGGATCAGCTTTTTAACTGGGTTGCTGCCTTCAAACAGCTCTTTTAAACCTTGCATCATTGCAATATGCGTTTGTGCATCGGCTTTTCGTGCCATTTCGTATTGACGCAATAGTTTGCCACTGGCAAATACACTACTTTGTTCATCTGCAACTAACTGTAGTAATTTTGCTACATCTTTTAAGCCCAAATTCATGCCAAGGCCAGCTAGCGGGTGAATGGTATGCGCCGCATCCCCCATTAAAATCACGCGATTTTCGACCCACTTTCTTGCATAGCGCATTTTAAGTGGGAAACTCAGTCGTTGGCTATTTACACGACATAAACCTAGTTCACTATCAAATGCAGCAGTAAGTGCTTTATTAAATTCGCCCTCTTCCATTGCCAATAGTTGTTTGGCATGTTCCGGCGAAGTAGACCACACAATTGAGTGGGTATTTTGCTCAGGTAATGGCAAGAATGCGAGCGGGCCTGTAGGTAAAAACACTTGGCGCGCTGTATTTACGTGTGGAACTTGGCTTTTAACGGTTGCCACTATTGCGTGATGGTCATAATCCCAAAACGTAATTGGCATTTTAAATTGGCTGCGAATTGCTGAATTTGCGCCATCGCACGCAATTAATAGCTCTGCCATAACCGGCTCACCAGAAGCAAGGGTAACCAATACTTGTTCATCGGTTTGATGAATGCTGCTATACGGTGTTTCGAACAAAATTTCTAAATTGTCGTTTTTTTCACATTGAGCAATCAGCGCCTGACGGATCACTTCGTTTTCGACAATATGACCAAGCTCAGATAAATCGAGTTCGTTACTGGCAAAGTGAATGCGACCAATTGAATCTTTATCACGTACATCCATATTGGTGTAAGCAGCTAAGCGCTGGGCTTGAATGCCCTGCCAGATCCCTAGTTTTTCAAAAAGTGCTTGGCTTGCTTTACTAATCGCGCTGACTCGTAAAGCAAACTCCTCGCTATCTACCTGAGCTGGCTTGCCTGCATCAATCAATAACACCTTTTTACCAAGATTAGCTAAGCCTAGCGCTACGCTTAACCCAATGCAGCCACCACCAACAACAATTGCTTGAACCTGTTTCACTAACCTACATTCCCCATCAGTTGTTTTGCTAGTGGCGCTTTTACACGTTTACACTTGGCCATAGCGGTTAAAACAAGACTGCGCGTTAATGCAAACGCACGGTTATCATTAGAAAATCCTCTAACGAGAGCATCAGTTAACCACAACACAGTGTCAACATCTTGATTTCGCTCAACTTGGTATCGATTAAGCAAACTTACATCGCCAATATCTTGTTTTGCTGCAAGTGCGTCAGTCACGAGCTTTTCAAGTAATATCACATCGCGCAAACCAAGGTTAAAGCCTTGACCGGCAATAGGGTGAACAAGATGAGCAGCATTGCCTAAAATCGCAACACGATGATGCATTAAACGCTCCGGCTTACCCACTTTAAGAGGATACGCTGCACGCATACCCACTTTGGTGAAAAGTCCCGCTCGATAGCCAAATGATGTCTGTAATTGTGCTATAAATTCGTCGTCTGGCAGTGCTAATAAAGTCTCTTGCTGTTCAGGTTTAACACACCACACCAATGAAAAACGATTTTTCGTCATTGGTAATAGTGCCATTGGGCCTGTTTCTGTAAAACGTTCAAATGCTTTATTGTGGTGACCGTCTGCCACCTCAATATTGGCGATCAGTGCCACTTGATCATAATCAAGGGTTTCGGTTTGAATGTGCAATGGCGCCAATGTTTTAGAATGCGCGCCATCTGCCACCAGCATCAATTTGGCGGTAATCTCAGCGCCTGATTCAAGCGTGAGGTCAACTCTGCTCACGTGCTGTTGGTAAGTACTCACC
This region of Pseudoalteromonas spongiae UST010723-006 genomic DNA includes:
- a CDS encoding FAD-dependent monooxygenase, yielding MKQVQAIVVGGGCIGLSVALGLANLGKKVLLIDAGKPAQVDSEEFALRVSAISKASQALFEKLGIWQGIQAQRLAAYTNMDVRDKDSIGRIHFASNELDLSELGHIVENEVIRQALIAQCEKNDNLEILFETPYSSIHQTDEQVLVTLASGEPVMAELLIACDGANSAIRSQFKMPITFWDYDHHAIVATVKSQVPHVNTARQVFLPTGPLAFLPLPEQNTHSIVWSTSPEHAKQLLAMEEGEFNKALTAAFDSELGLCRVNSQRLSFPLKMRYARKWVENRVILMGDAAHTIHPLAGLGMNLGLKDVAKLLQLVADEQSSVFASGKLLRQYEMARKADAQTHIAMMQGLKELFEGSNPVKKLIRGIGLNVVDAAKPIKHLFAEKALQ
- a CDS encoding DUF4124 domain-containing protein; the encoded protein is MFNLKFPLLSVCLLSSFASYSAIYKCEIDGVLTFSDTPCSDKYEKIEVSPQVIKKRPQSGVKQSTDSTDNYVKSRQLKREIDKVKARIKKLQKDMDAEINEVKNMTVRTANNLYGATRSEALALEMNAITERYKSSIELEQGNLERLQKELNKLNNSSQSSGFSGNSHEQELNRIGSYVEQRAVERKIANNNAQIKRLQREMSDELAALKNQSGQAKSNIAGAKLQQSLAQEMAAINKQYQVKIDALVSDNTFLRSKQKSTFNEGEVD
- the ubiH gene encoding 2-octaprenyl-6-methoxyphenyl hydroxylase, with protein sequence MFDIVIVGGGLTGACAALSLKLRNPKLTIAVIEAFVATDESQPSFDDRSIALASESFKYLSALNLLDANNDFTAAINDVLVSDRGHFGKTQISSAEYQVPALGYVVEVRPWGQQLHKKMASQGIELYCPDKVSTYQQHVSRVDLTLESGAEITAKLMLVADGAHSKTLAPLHIQTETLDYDQVALIANIEVADGHHNKAFERFTETGPMALLPMTKNRFSLVWCVKPEQQETLLALPDDEFIAQLQTSFGYRAGLFTKVGMRAAYPLKVGKPERLMHHRVAILGNAAHLVHPIAGQGFNLGLRDVILLEKLVTDALAAKQDIGDVSLLNRYQVERNQDVDTVLWLTDALVRGFSNDNRAFALTRSLVLTAMAKCKRVKAPLAKQLMGNVG
- the zapE gene encoding cell division protein ZapE — protein: MRQIFALMSISQTAIGPLDTYNNALANGFKHDAAQAVAVAALQDCYLALENKRKAVTGVYLYGPVGRGKTWLMDSFFNALTVPAKRQHFHHFMRWVHQRLFQLTGRENPLNVLASELASEVDVLCFDEFFVSDIGDAILLSGLVQAFFDQGLVLVVTSNQHPNALYENGFNRERLLPAINALKQHMQVLSVDGGQDHRLHPGEQFCRYWVNQASALETSFTNTFLALDQQQMITTPFELGHLQIPIHKRSEQLLLCDYSALCEQPLAAVDFIALCDSFKVIFLDKVPQLSCQSVTKQIARGTEDGAVRVAAGDRELPMLSRKDDGVRRFIALVDECYDRSIPLYINADVPLDELYTQGILAFAFRRTLSRLNEMQLARFQYKA
- a CDS encoding DUF6435 family protein, with protein sequence MFSFLKPNPIKKMKKDYFSLLEKAMHAQRSGDIKTYSMLTANAEALWLKIEALENKN
- a CDS encoding TIGR02647 family protein is translated as MSLATEQITDLELLLKFPTASAMQGLKIHHDAPESMQASAKRLFDRGIIDQVDGGYLTELGHELQQHALHITNALK